A single window of Nocardioides kongjuensis DNA harbors:
- a CDS encoding response regulator transcription factor produces the protein MAQTVSRPAPARPTRIVVVDDHLMFAQLLAITLADQPDMECVGIAGDVAVALEMVASLQPDLVLMDARLRDGDGVAATAELVASHPRLRVAVLSGYIDTTLMRRAAEAGACALHPKDGDVEEILHAVRTARCGSFVVQPRLLRNLGVDPAALAAHPPSLSAIEHEVLQFLAAGLDASVIAQELGIPVGRCRGHVQDVLTKLGAPSPLEAVVVALRSGLVGVSDVAS, from the coding sequence ATGGCTCAGACCGTGTCGCGTCCGGCGCCCGCCCGGCCGACCAGGATCGTCGTGGTCGACGATCACCTGATGTTCGCGCAGCTGCTCGCGATCACGCTCGCTGACCAGCCCGACATGGAGTGCGTCGGCATCGCCGGCGACGTCGCGGTCGCGCTCGAGATGGTCGCGTCGCTGCAACCCGACCTGGTGCTGATGGACGCGCGGCTGCGCGACGGTGACGGCGTGGCCGCCACCGCAGAGCTGGTGGCCAGCCACCCGCGCCTGCGGGTCGCGGTGCTCAGCGGCTACATCGACACCACGCTGATGCGGCGCGCCGCGGAGGCCGGCGCCTGCGCCCTGCACCCCAAGGACGGTGACGTCGAGGAGATCCTGCACGCGGTGCGCACCGCCCGCTGCGGGAGCTTCGTCGTCCAGCCCCGGCTGCTGCGCAACCTCGGCGTCGACCCCGCCGCGCTCGCGGCGCACCCGCCGTCGTTGAGCGCCATCGAGCACGAGGTCCTCCAGTTCCTGGCGGCCGGGCTCGACGCGTCGGTCATCGCCCAGGAGCTCGGCATCCCGGTGGGCAGGTGCCGCGGCCACGTGCAGGACGTGCTCACCAAGCTCGGGGCTCCGTCACCGCTCGAGGCCGTCGTGGTCGCGCTGCGCTCCGGCCTCGTCGGCGTCAGCGATGTCGCCTCGTGA
- a CDS encoding AfsR/SARP family transcriptional regulator has translation MIRVKLFGPTSVEVDGQWLAPGALRGRPRQILEILAVGAGAPVAKDRLADLVWDGEPPASHHGTLESYVCNLRHCLGVRSGRGSVLATSAGGYQLAGPSVSVDLTEARAHLDAATGHADVAVDRALDAVRLTTGDLLESEPYAAWAERTREVFAREAVATYVRAAGLANATRRFGDATRLAVEAVRLDRLCELAWQQLIRSYWLAGRHGEALRAYADLRQVVLDELGDEPGPETRELYFAVLRDSSDERDRRRLAGPELETLLVLLRQSLASTPGAVLPALDSALSAAAVRVIALQP, from the coding sequence ATGATCCGCGTGAAGCTCTTCGGGCCGACGTCCGTCGAGGTCGACGGCCAGTGGCTCGCACCCGGCGCCCTGCGCGGCCGGCCCCGGCAGATCCTGGAGATCCTCGCCGTCGGGGCAGGTGCGCCGGTCGCGAAGGACCGGCTGGCCGACCTGGTCTGGGACGGCGAGCCGCCGGCGTCGCACCACGGCACCCTGGAGAGCTACGTCTGCAACCTGCGGCACTGCCTGGGGGTGCGCAGTGGACGAGGCTCGGTCCTGGCGACCTCGGCCGGCGGCTATCAGCTCGCCGGGCCGTCGGTGTCGGTGGACCTGACCGAGGCGCGCGCCCACCTCGACGCCGCGACCGGCCACGCGGACGTCGCGGTGGACCGGGCACTGGACGCGGTCCGGCTGACCACGGGCGACCTCCTCGAGAGCGAGCCGTACGCCGCGTGGGCCGAGCGGACACGGGAGGTCTTCGCCCGGGAGGCGGTCGCGACGTACGTGCGCGCCGCCGGCCTGGCCAACGCGACCCGGCGCTTCGGCGACGCGACCCGGCTGGCCGTCGAGGCCGTGCGCCTCGACCGACTGTGCGAGCTCGCCTGGCAGCAGCTGATCCGGTCGTACTGGCTCGCCGGACGCCACGGCGAGGCATTGCGTGCCTATGCGGACCTGCGGCAGGTCGTGCTCGACGAACTCGGAGACGAGCCCGGTCCCGAGACCCGCGAGCTCTACTTCGCGGTGCTGCGCGACTCCTCCGACGAGCGGGACCGGCGCCGCCTGGCCGGCCCCGAGCTGGAGACGCTTCTGGTCCTGCTCCGCCAGTCCCTGGCGTCGACCCCCGGGGCCGTGCTCCCCGCCCTCGACTCGGCCCTGTCGGCGGCAGCCGTCAGGGTGATCGCCCTCCAGCCGTGA
- a CDS encoding APC family permease: MSHPTGRFQRVLGTPELILFGLAYMVPLTVFTTYGVVTDMTGGHLPGAYVLTLAAMLFTAYSYGRMVVAHPYAGSAYSYTQKAFGAHAGFLAGWSLLLDYVFLPMINYLVIGIFLHAQWPAVPAWVWVLLSITVVTGLNVLGIKMVSRMNLVLVGAQAVFIIVFLATSLHHLAGDGAPSLGTSFFGEGAQFSSLAAGAAVLCLSFLGFDAISTLSEEARDAQRTIPRAIWLVTLYGGLLFIALAWVGHLVFPDPSLFTDVDSAATDVMREAGGAFLVSFFTAAYVAGCFASAMASQASVARILFAMGRDGVLPRTVFGRLHPRFNTPVLAVLVVGAVSLTALFISLELAAAMISFGALVAFSMVNLAVVKHYLVDHGHRGTAALVRYGLVPLIGFALTAWLWTSLSATTFKVGLSWFGIGVVYLAVLTRGFTRRPPVLDLDESDVEPDAAAAAS; this comes from the coding sequence ATGTCCCACCCCACCGGCCGGTTCCAGCGCGTGCTGGGCACGCCCGAGCTGATCCTGTTCGGCCTGGCCTACATGGTGCCGCTGACGGTGTTCACGACCTACGGCGTCGTCACCGACATGACCGGCGGCCACCTGCCCGGGGCCTACGTGCTCACCCTCGCGGCGATGCTGTTCACGGCCTACTCCTACGGCCGCATGGTCGTGGCCCACCCGTACGCCGGCTCGGCGTACTCCTACACGCAGAAGGCCTTCGGTGCGCACGCCGGCTTCCTCGCCGGGTGGAGCCTGCTGCTCGACTACGTGTTCCTGCCGATGATCAACTACCTGGTCATCGGCATCTTCCTCCACGCCCAGTGGCCCGCGGTCCCGGCCTGGGTGTGGGTCCTCCTCTCGATCACCGTGGTGACCGGCCTCAACGTGCTCGGCATCAAGATGGTGAGCCGGATGAACCTGGTCCTGGTCGGTGCGCAGGCGGTCTTCATCATCGTGTTCCTCGCGACGTCCCTGCACCACCTGGCCGGCGACGGCGCACCCTCCCTCGGCACCTCCTTCTTCGGCGAGGGCGCGCAGTTCTCCTCCCTGGCCGCGGGCGCGGCGGTGCTCTGCCTGTCCTTCCTCGGCTTCGACGCCATCTCGACGCTCTCCGAGGAGGCGCGCGACGCCCAGCGCACCATCCCGCGGGCGATCTGGCTGGTGACCCTGTACGGCGGGCTGCTGTTCATCGCCCTCGCCTGGGTGGGCCACCTGGTCTTCCCCGACCCGTCGCTGTTCACCGACGTCGACTCGGCGGCCACCGACGTCATGAGGGAGGCGGGAGGCGCGTTCCTCGTCTCCTTCTTCACCGCCGCCTACGTCGCCGGCTGCTTCGCCTCCGCCATGGCCTCCCAGGCCAGCGTGGCCCGCATCCTCTTCGCCATGGGGCGCGACGGGGTGCTGCCCCGCACCGTGTTCGGCCGTCTGCACCCGCGGTTCAACACCCCCGTCCTCGCCGTGCTCGTGGTCGGGGCGGTGTCCCTGACGGCCCTGTTCATCAGCCTCGAGCTCGCGGCGGCCATGATCAGCTTCGGGGCGCTGGTGGCCTTCTCCATGGTCAACCTCGCGGTGGTGAAGCACTACCTCGTCGACCACGGCCACCGCGGGACCGCGGCTCTCGTCCGCTACGGCCTCGTGCCGCTGATCGGCTTCGCGCTGACCGCCTGGCTGTGGACCAGCCTCTCGGCGACGACCTTCAAGGTGGGGCTCAGCTGGTTCGGGATCGGCGTGGTGTACCTGGCGGTGCTGACCCGTGGCTTCACCCGGCGACCCCCGGTGCTCGACCTCGACGAGAGCGACGTCGAGCCCGACGCTGCGGCCGCAGCGTCGTGA
- a CDS encoding amidohydrolase, producing the protein MTHADLVVRDTHVVTWDEARPSADAIALRGDRVVALGAEEVAAVTGPRTEVVEGALVLPGFQDAHVHAPFAGHNLLRVWLNDLEGKDAYLAHIAAYAAAHPDAPWIVGGGWAMEYFPGGTPRKEDLDAIVPDRPVFLLNRDVHGAWVNSRALAVAGIDRATPDPSDGRIERDPVTGEPTGTLHEGAAYTFNDRFVPRPAQADWEQAIRVAQAHLHGLGITGWQDAWVTPDTQAAYEALAKNDELTARVVGALWWDRHRGLEQVEELVARRGSGPVGTFSPTSVKIMADGVMENYTGALLEPYCDGCGGHTDNRGLSYVERALLQEAVTALDGHGFQVHMHAIGDRASRDCLDAVAAARSAHGPNDLRHHIAHLQLVQPEDLPRFAQLGVVANCQAYWAQSDAQMDELTLPFLGEDRARLQFPFADLVLHGARLAMGSDWAVSTADPLAQIEVAITRTDPSQRGGAPFLAHQALDAATAFRAFTAGSAYVNHDDEAGVLRVGSRADLAVLDTDVLAGPHAPDVLPTDARVTLTVAAGRVVHRTA; encoded by the coding sequence ATGACGCACGCCGACCTGGTCGTCCGCGACACGCACGTCGTCACCTGGGACGAGGCACGGCCGAGCGCCGACGCCATCGCCCTGCGTGGCGACCGGGTGGTCGCCCTCGGTGCCGAGGAGGTCGCCGCCGTCACCGGCCCCCGCACGGAGGTCGTCGAGGGAGCCCTGGTGCTTCCGGGGTTCCAGGACGCCCACGTGCACGCCCCCTTCGCCGGGCACAACCTGCTCCGGGTCTGGCTCAACGACCTCGAGGGGAAGGACGCCTACCTGGCGCACATCGCCGCGTACGCCGCCGCGCACCCCGACGCGCCGTGGATCGTCGGCGGGGGATGGGCGATGGAGTACTTCCCCGGCGGCACCCCGCGCAAGGAGGACCTCGACGCGATCGTGCCCGACCGGCCGGTGTTCCTGCTCAACCGTGACGTGCACGGGGCCTGGGTGAACTCCCGAGCCCTGGCGGTCGCGGGCATCGACCGCGCCACGCCGGACCCGTCGGACGGCCGCATCGAGCGCGACCCCGTGACCGGGGAGCCGACCGGCACGCTCCACGAGGGTGCCGCCTACACCTTCAACGACCGCTTCGTGCCGCGTCCGGCCCAGGCCGACTGGGAGCAGGCGATCCGGGTGGCGCAGGCCCACCTGCACGGCCTGGGCATCACCGGCTGGCAGGACGCGTGGGTCACGCCGGACACACAGGCCGCCTACGAGGCGCTGGCCAAGAACGACGAGCTGACCGCCCGCGTCGTCGGCGCGCTGTGGTGGGACCGGCACCGGGGGCTGGAGCAGGTCGAGGAGCTGGTCGCACGCCGGGGGAGCGGCCCCGTGGGGACCTTCTCCCCGACGAGCGTCAAGATCATGGCCGACGGCGTGATGGAGAACTACACCGGCGCGCTGCTCGAGCCCTACTGCGACGGCTGCGGCGGACACACGGACAACCGCGGCCTGAGCTACGTCGAGCGCGCGCTGCTCCAGGAGGCCGTGACCGCGCTGGACGGCCACGGCTTCCAGGTGCACATGCACGCCATCGGTGACCGCGCCTCCCGCGACTGCCTCGACGCGGTCGCCGCAGCCCGCTCTGCCCACGGGCCCAACGACCTGCGCCACCACATCGCCCACCTGCAGCTCGTGCAGCCCGAGGACCTCCCGCGCTTCGCGCAGCTGGGCGTGGTGGCGAACTGCCAGGCCTACTGGGCGCAGAGCGACGCCCAGATGGACGAGCTCACGCTGCCCTTCCTCGGCGAGGACCGCGCCCGGCTGCAGTTCCCCTTCGCCGACCTGGTGCTCCACGGTGCACGGCTGGCGATGGGCAGCGACTGGGCCGTCTCGACGGCCGACCCGCTCGCCCAGATCGAGGTGGCCATCACCCGCACGGATCCCTCGCAGCGGGGCGGCGCCCCGTTCCTGGCGCACCAGGCGCTCGATGCCGCCACCGCGTTCCGCGCCTTCACCGCCGGGTCGGCGTACGTCAACCACGACGACGAGGCCGGCGTGCTCCGGGTCGGGTCGCGGGCCGACCTGGCCGTCCTCGACACCGACGTCCTCGCCGGTCCGCACGCGCCCGACGTCCTGCCGACCGACGCCCGGGTCACCCTCACCGTGGCCGCCGGCCGGGTCGTCCACCGCACCGCCTGA
- a CDS encoding LacI family DNA-binding transcriptional regulator — protein sequence MPPRRVTIRDVARAAGVSTSTVSEALSGQGRIASETRERVRQVADEIGYVASAAARSLRLGRSGALGLYVPDRTVGFEYYVQLSRGAAEAALTHGLALTLVPAWDNVEQLRALHIDGLIVADPAVGDPVLAVLRSLPVPMVTVERDLGPDAGPVGVVASDHLTATGELLDHVVATGATSIAVVAPGDETSFGQQIREACRRYAGVRIVDIPLAYRPEDATAAVDEALASGADALVLVPDGSVVVALHHLRERGIRVPDDVLLASYVDGPSLQITRPRITAVDIDPRATGEAAVEALVDVVVHGRQDVVETLVPSRLVVRESTRR from the coding sequence ATGCCACCGCGCCGAGTCACGATCCGCGACGTCGCCCGGGCGGCCGGCGTCTCGACGTCGACCGTCTCGGAGGCCCTCTCGGGCCAGGGCCGGATCGCGTCCGAGACCCGGGAGCGCGTGCGCCAGGTCGCCGACGAGATCGGGTACGTCGCCAGCGCGGCCGCACGCAGCCTGCGCCTGGGACGCTCGGGCGCACTCGGCCTCTACGTGCCCGACCGGACCGTCGGCTTCGAGTACTACGTGCAGCTCTCACGCGGAGCCGCAGAGGCCGCCCTCACCCACGGGCTGGCCCTCACCCTCGTGCCGGCGTGGGACAACGTCGAGCAGCTGCGGGCCCTGCACATCGACGGCCTGATCGTCGCCGACCCCGCGGTCGGCGACCCGGTCCTCGCGGTGCTCCGCTCGCTCCCCGTCCCGATGGTCACCGTCGAGCGCGACCTCGGTCCCGACGCCGGGCCGGTGGGCGTCGTGGCCTCCGACCACCTCACCGCCACGGGCGAGCTCCTCGACCACGTGGTCGCGACCGGGGCCACCTCGATCGCCGTCGTCGCCCCCGGCGACGAGACGTCCTTCGGCCAGCAGATCCGTGAGGCCTGCCGCCGCTACGCCGGCGTCCGGATCGTCGACATCCCCCTGGCCTACCGGCCGGAGGACGCCACGGCCGCGGTCGACGAGGCACTCGCCTCGGGAGCCGACGCCCTCGTCCTGGTCCCCGACGGCTCGGTGGTCGTGGCCCTCCACCACCTCCGGGAGCGCGGCATCCGCGTGCCCGACGACGTCCTGCTGGCGTCGTACGTCGACGGGCCGTCGCTGCAGATCACCCGTCCGCGCATCACCGCCGTCGACATCGACCCGCGCGCCACCGGGGAGGCAGCCGTCGAGGCACTGGTCGACGTCGTCGTGCACGGGAGGCAGGACGTCGTCGAGACCTTGGTGCCGTCCCGCCTGGTGGTGCGCGAGTCGACCCGGCGCTGA
- a CDS encoding carboxyl transferase domain-containing protein yields the protein MPTVSRIAIVNRGEAAMRLIHAVRDLNARHTSGSEQIRTIALHTDVDAGSAFVREADEAYLLGAAADRPYLDLAVLERALTESGADAAWVGWGFVAEDPAFAELCARLGVTFIGPSAEAMRRLGDKIGSKLIAEEVGVPVAPWSRGGVDSLEAALASAEEVGYPLMLKATAGGGGRGIRKVTSAEELTDAYQRTRDEAERAFGSGVVFLEKLVTDARHVEVQVIADGQGTAWAIGVRDCSVQRRNQKVIEESASPLLEDAQTADLKGSAERLANAVGYAGAGTVEFLYHPGTRSFAFLEVNTRLQVEHPITEEVTGTDLVALQIQVARGIPLTGERPVERGHAVEARLNAEDPDRDFAPAPGRITRLELPAGPGIRVDTGVAEGDVIPADFDSMIAKVIAWGTDREQALARLRRAMGETTVVIDGGATNKSFILDLLDQGEVTSGTPTWADTGWIDRVRGDQSGGRLQSARHSGVALVAAAIEAYDEEERAEIARFLQSAQGGRPQVQHDPSRTIELKLRGATYALTVRQTGRARYDVTVAGGGEERTVTAVLDRIDDVHGRLTVDGHRYRLVTATHGTVHLVEVDDVMHRVSRDEGGMVRSPAPALVVATPVAVGDEVAAGQPVLVLESMKMETVLPAPFSGRIKELLVRVGGQVETGAPLVRLDPTGDGDEAAEAAGGAVDLDLPSSHRASVATDTLGALTGQLLGYDIAPDQRGALLAGHLATREPGALRAEMDLLALFADFAELSRNRPAGDEGHTELRVHSSREYFHTYLRSLDPDRGALPDHFRDKLLRVLAHYGITDLERTPELEQAVFRVFLAQQHPSDVDIAVGVLQRWLSTPPPPPAEEQAEARALLERLVRATQLRFAVVGDLARSVRFAWFDQPLVDDERRTVLEGVAAEVAALTDAAAPDRDARIAALTAIPEQLVGFLRDRLVDGLPEREPLLEVLIRRHYLEYDLHDLTVSAPGEYGGRPVVHAEYATDDKGATRVVSTIGDVTELADPAGALGTAITDALVADHDDVVEIYLRWPDAPADPDRASAEVAKMLAGQDFAARARRVSVAVCPAAPQPVDYFTFRPEGDGELVEDTLIRGMHPMVGRRLNLWRLREFDVTRLAAPDDVLLYECVARTNPADRRLVAAAQVRQLAVVRDEDGRVIALPHAERAVENCLEAIRRVRTARGREGTKLDVNHVWVTVWPVVEADLDQLTALQGKITPLSEGAGIEEVLAEGRVASPDGGAPTPLAIRFHAKPGAGVVADIVAPPTEPLAPLDEYAGKVLRARRRGLVYPYELQPVLAGGGTVVEHDLDDTGVLVPVEREPGQNKAGIIVAVVSTPTPLHPEGVTRVVLCGDPLMSLGAVSEPECSRIIAAIDLAERLGVPVEWFAVSAGARISMESGTENMDWVAAALRRIVQFTQAGGEINIVVAGINVGAQPYWNAEATMLMHTKGILVMTPDSAMVLTGKQSLDFSGGVSAEDNHGIGGYDRVMGPNGQAQYWVPDLAGAFGVLMAHYDHTYVAPGENGPRRAESSDPVDRDVTSYPHPGTDFATVGEIFSATHNPDRKKPFDIRTVMRALADADHEMLERWAGMADADTAVVVDTRIGGYPVSLVGIESKPVPRAGFPPTDGPDTYTAGTLFPRSSKKVARAINAASGNRPLVVLANLSGFDGSPESMRNLQLEYGAEIGRAIVNFDGPIVFCVISRYHGGAFVVFSKQLNPAMTVLAIEGSYASVLGGAPAAAVVFAAEVAKRAAADPKVAELQERIDHAEDGERGALVVELAELRAQLRADKIAEVAAEFDSVHDIHRAVEVGSVDEVIAASDLRPKVIGAIQEGWQR from the coding sequence GTGCCAACGGTCTCGCGAATCGCCATCGTCAACCGCGGTGAAGCCGCCATGCGACTCATCCACGCCGTGCGGGACCTCAACGCCCGGCACACGTCCGGGAGCGAGCAGATCCGCACGATCGCGCTGCACACCGACGTCGACGCCGGCTCGGCGTTCGTCCGCGAGGCCGACGAGGCCTACCTGCTGGGCGCGGCCGCGGACCGTCCCTATCTCGACCTCGCCGTCCTCGAGCGGGCGCTGACCGAGAGCGGCGCCGACGCCGCGTGGGTCGGCTGGGGCTTCGTGGCCGAGGACCCGGCCTTCGCCGAGCTCTGCGCGCGGCTCGGCGTCACCTTCATCGGCCCCAGCGCCGAGGCGATGCGCCGGCTCGGCGACAAGATCGGCTCGAAGCTGATCGCGGAGGAGGTCGGCGTACCGGTGGCGCCGTGGAGCCGCGGCGGCGTGGACAGCCTCGAGGCGGCCCTCGCCAGCGCCGAGGAGGTCGGCTACCCGCTGATGCTCAAGGCCACCGCCGGTGGCGGCGGACGCGGCATCCGCAAGGTGACCTCCGCCGAGGAGCTCACCGACGCCTACCAGCGCACCCGCGACGAGGCGGAGCGCGCGTTCGGCAGCGGCGTGGTCTTCCTCGAGAAGCTGGTGACCGACGCCCGCCACGTCGAGGTCCAGGTCATCGCCGACGGCCAGGGCACCGCGTGGGCGATCGGCGTGCGCGACTGCTCGGTGCAGCGCCGCAACCAGAAGGTCATCGAGGAGTCGGCCTCGCCGCTGCTCGAGGACGCGCAGACCGCCGACCTCAAGGGCTCGGCCGAGCGGCTCGCCAACGCGGTCGGCTACGCCGGCGCCGGCACCGTCGAGTTCCTCTACCACCCCGGCACCCGGTCCTTCGCCTTCCTCGAGGTCAACACCCGTCTCCAGGTCGAGCACCCGATCACCGAGGAGGTGACCGGCACCGACCTGGTCGCGCTGCAGATCCAGGTCGCGCGCGGCATCCCACTCACCGGCGAGCGCCCGGTCGAGCGCGGCCACGCCGTCGAGGCCCGGCTCAACGCCGAGGACCCCGACCGCGACTTCGCCCCGGCGCCCGGGCGGATCACCCGCCTCGAGCTGCCCGCCGGCCCCGGGATCCGGGTCGACACCGGTGTCGCCGAGGGCGACGTGATCCCCGCCGACTTCGACTCGATGATCGCCAAGGTCATCGCCTGGGGCACCGACCGCGAGCAGGCGCTGGCCCGGCTGCGCCGCGCGATGGGGGAGACCACGGTCGTCATCGACGGCGGTGCCACCAACAAGAGCTTCATCCTCGACCTGCTCGACCAGGGCGAGGTCACCAGCGGTACCCCCACCTGGGCCGACACCGGCTGGATCGACCGGGTCCGCGGCGACCAGTCGGGCGGCCGGCTGCAGTCGGCGCGGCACTCCGGCGTCGCGCTCGTGGCCGCCGCGATCGAGGCGTACGACGAGGAGGAGCGCGCCGAGATCGCCCGCTTCCTCCAGTCCGCGCAGGGCGGTCGCCCGCAGGTCCAGCACGACCCGTCCCGCACGATCGAGCTCAAGCTGCGCGGAGCGACGTACGCCCTCACGGTGCGCCAGACCGGTCGCGCCCGGTACGACGTGACCGTCGCAGGCGGCGGCGAGGAGCGCACCGTCACCGCGGTCCTCGACCGGATCGACGACGTGCACGGACGCCTCACCGTCGACGGCCACCGCTACCGGCTGGTCACCGCCACCCACGGCACCGTCCACCTGGTCGAGGTCGACGACGTCATGCACCGGGTCAGCCGCGACGAGGGCGGCATGGTCCGCTCGCCCGCGCCGGCCCTGGTCGTCGCCACCCCGGTCGCGGTCGGCGACGAGGTCGCCGCCGGGCAGCCGGTGCTGGTGCTGGAGTCGATGAAGATGGAGACCGTGCTCCCCGCGCCCTTCTCCGGGCGGATCAAGGAGCTGCTGGTCCGCGTCGGCGGCCAGGTCGAGACCGGCGCGCCGCTGGTGCGGCTGGACCCGACCGGTGACGGCGACGAGGCCGCGGAGGCTGCCGGTGGGGCCGTCGACCTGGACCTGCCGAGCTCGCACCGCGCCAGCGTGGCCACCGACACGCTCGGTGCCCTCACCGGCCAGCTGCTGGGCTACGACATCGCGCCGGACCAGCGCGGTGCGCTGCTGGCCGGCCACCTCGCCACCCGCGAGCCCGGCGCCCTGCGCGCCGAGATGGACCTGCTCGCGCTGTTCGCCGACTTCGCCGAGCTCAGCCGCAACCGGCCGGCCGGCGACGAGGGCCACACCGAGCTGCGGGTGCACAGCTCGCGGGAGTACTTCCACACCTACCTGCGCAGCCTCGACCCCGACCGCGGCGCGCTCCCTGACCACTTCCGCGACAAGCTGCTCCGGGTCCTCGCGCACTACGGCATCACCGACCTCGAGCGCACCCCCGAGCTCGAGCAGGCGGTCTTCCGGGTCTTCCTGGCCCAGCAGCACCCCTCCGACGTCGACATCGCCGTCGGCGTGCTCCAGCGCTGGCTGAGCACCCCGCCGCCGCCCCCGGCCGAGGAGCAGGCCGAGGCCCGGGCGCTGCTCGAGCGCCTCGTGCGCGCCACCCAGCTGCGCTTCGCCGTCGTCGGAGACCTGGCCCGCTCGGTCCGCTTCGCCTGGTTCGACCAGCCGCTGGTCGACGACGAGCGCCGCACGGTGCTCGAGGGCGTGGCCGCCGAGGTCGCCGCGCTCACCGACGCCGCCGCGCCCGACCGGGACGCCCGGATCGCCGCCCTCACCGCCATCCCCGAGCAGCTGGTCGGCTTCCTCCGCGACCGCCTGGTCGACGGCCTGCCCGAGCGCGAGCCGCTGCTGGAGGTGCTGATCCGGCGCCACTACCTCGAGTACGACCTGCACGACCTGACCGTCTCCGCCCCCGGCGAGTACGGCGGTCGCCCGGTGGTGCACGCCGAGTACGCCACCGACGACAAGGGCGCGACCCGGGTCGTGTCCACGATCGGCGACGTCACCGAGCTGGCCGACCCCGCCGGCGCGCTCGGCACCGCGATCACCGACGCGCTGGTCGCCGACCACGACGACGTCGTCGAGATCTACCTGCGCTGGCCCGACGCCCCTGCCGACCCGGACCGGGCCTCGGCAGAGGTCGCCAAGATGCTCGCCGGCCAGGACTTCGCCGCCCGCGCCCGCCGGGTCTCCGTCGCGGTCTGCCCCGCCGCGCCGCAGCCGGTGGACTACTTCACCTTCCGTCCCGAGGGCGACGGCGAGCTGGTGGAGGACACGCTCATCCGCGGCATGCACCCGATGGTCGGGCGTCGCCTCAACCTGTGGCGGCTGCGCGAGTTCGACGTGACCAGGCTGGCCGCGCCGGACGACGTCCTGCTCTACGAGTGCGTCGCCCGCACGAACCCGGCCGACCGCCGCCTGGTCGCCGCGGCCCAGGTGCGCCAGCTGGCCGTCGTACGTGACGAGGACGGGCGGGTGATCGCGCTCCCGCACGCCGAGCGCGCGGTCGAGAACTGCCTCGAGGCGATCCGCCGGGTCCGTACGGCGCGCGGCCGCGAGGGCACCAAGCTCGACGTCAACCACGTGTGGGTGACGGTGTGGCCGGTCGTCGAGGCGGACCTCGACCAGCTGACCGCGCTGCAGGGCAAGATCACCCCGCTCAGCGAGGGCGCGGGCATCGAGGAGGTGCTCGCGGAGGGCCGCGTCGCGAGCCCCGACGGCGGCGCCCCCACCCCGCTGGCGATCCGGTTCCACGCCAAGCCCGGCGCGGGCGTCGTGGCCGACATCGTCGCGCCGCCCACCGAGCCGCTGGCCCCGCTCGACGAGTACGCCGGCAAGGTGCTGCGTGCCCGGCGCCGCGGCCTGGTCTACCCCTACGAGCTGCAGCCCGTGCTCGCCGGCGGCGGCACGGTGGTCGAGCACGACCTCGACGACACCGGCGTCCTGGTGCCCGTCGAGCGGGAGCCCGGCCAGAACAAGGCCGGCATCATCGTCGCGGTCGTCTCCACCCCGACGCCGCTGCACCCCGAGGGCGTCACCCGGGTCGTGCTGTGCGGGGACCCGTTGATGTCCCTCGGCGCGGTCTCGGAGCCGGAGTGCTCGCGGATCATCGCGGCCATCGACCTCGCCGAGCGCCTGGGCGTGCCGGTCGAGTGGTTCGCGGTCTCGGCCGGTGCCCGGATCTCGATGGAGAGCGGCACCGAGAACATGGACTGGGTGGCCGCGGCCCTGCGCCGGATCGTCCAGTTCACCCAGGCCGGTGGCGAGATCAACATCGTCGTCGCGGGGATCAACGTCGGCGCCCAGCCGTACTGGAACGCCGAGGCCACGATGCTGATGCACACCAAGGGAATCCTCGTGATGACCCCCGACAGCGCGATGGTGCTGACCGGCAAGCAGTCCCTCGACTTCTCCGGCGGCGTCTCGGCCGAGGACAACCACGGCATCGGCGGCTACGACCGGGTGATGGGCCCCAACGGCCAGGCGCAGTACTGGGTGCCCGACCTGGCCGGCGCGTTCGGCGTCCTCATGGCGCACTACGACCACACCTACGTCGCCCCCGGCGAGAACGGGCCGCGGCGCGCCGAGTCGAGCGACCCGGTCGACCGCGACGTGACGTCGTACCCGCACCCCGGCACGGACTTCGCGACCGTCGGCGAGATCTTCTCCGCGACGCACAACCCGGACCGCAAGAAGCCCTTCGACATCCGCACGGTGATGCGGGCGCTGGCCGACGCCGACCACGAGATGCTCGAGCGCTGGGCCGGCATGGCCGACGCCGACACCGCGGTCGTCGTCGACACCCGGATCGGCGGGTACCCGGTCAGCCTGGTCGGCATCGAGTCCAAGCCGGTGCCGCGAGCGGGCTTCCCTCCCACCGACGGCCCCGACACCTACACCGCGGGCACCCTGTTCCCGCGGTCGTCGAAGAAGGTGGCCCGCGCGATCAACGCGGCCTCCGGCAACCGGCCACTCGTCGTGCTGGCGAACCTGTCGGGCTTCGACGGCTCGCCGGAGTCGATGCGCAACCTGCAGCTGGAGTACGGCGCCGAGATCGGCCGGGCGATCGTCAACTTCGACGGCCCGATCGTGTTCTGCGTGATCTCGCGCTACCACGGCGGCGCGTTCGTGGTCTTCTCCAAGCAGCTGAACCCGGCGATGACGGTGCTCGCGATCGAGGGCTCCTACGCCTCGGTTCTCGGCGGTGCCCCGGCCGCAGCGGTCGTGTTCGCGGCCGAGGTCGCCAAGCGGGCCGCGGCCGACCCGAAGGTCGCCGAGCTCCAGGAGCGGATCGACCACGCCGAGGACGGTGAGCGCGGCGCCCTCGTCGTCGAGCTCGCCGAGCTGCGGGCCCAGCTGCGCGCCGACAAGATCGCGGAGGTGGCCGCCGAGTTCGACAGTGTCCACGACATCCACCGCGCGGTCGAGGTGGGCTCGGTCGACGAGGTGATCGCGGCCAGCGACCTGCGGCCGAAGGTGATCGGCGCGATCCAGGAGGGTTGGCAGCGCTGA